The genomic stretch TGATCCGGCCATTGCCGCGCGCTTCCAGCCCATCGACCGGCCACTCGTGCATTTCGTAGCGCACGGTCGCCTCCGAAAAGAAGATCCGACCGTCATCGGCGATATCGAGGTCGTCGGCCAAACGCAGACGGCTGTCATCATTGACCGACCAGAGACTGCGGTTTGTCTCATCGGTCGCCTTCTCGATCTTTCGGTCGGGCGAAATCCGGTAAAGCCCCATTCCGCCGATACAGCAATAGAGATTGTCCTGCCGATCAAAGGCCATGCCCAGCGGCTGACCGCCAATATGGGCGAACACCTCCATCTGCTGATAATCGGGAGCGAGAAAGCGCATGATGTCGCCGTGGCGCGACCCGGCATAGAGATTGTCGTGCCGATCAAGAATGACGTCTTCGGGGGCCTCGATACGGCCCAGGCCAATCAAGGTGACATCACGCAGCTTGTCGTTCTGCTCGAACGGTCCGCCCTTGCCGATCTCGGTCGACGGCGCCGGCGGCAGGTAGTGATAGGTCGGCGCGACGTAGACCTTGCTGATGATACGGGCACGGTTCTTGAGCCAGCGAATATCGATGATGGCGGCGACGAGCAGGATCGTCGCCAGCACCATCCGGTTGTAGCCGCCGCGCACCGAGAGCGTGGTCAGCCCGTTGGTCACCAGCAGAACGATCAGAGTGCCGGCCAGCGCTTTGGCGACCGAACCATTGCCGCCGCCGAGCGTGATGCCGCCGAGCACCGTCGCGGTGAGCGCGGTCACCTCGAGACCGACGCCGATATCGCCGCCGACCGTGCCCAGCCGGGCGGCGAAGAAAAGCGCGCCGATCGACGTCAGGACGCCGCTGGCGACATAGCACAGCGCGATGGTTCTCCGCACCGCGATTCCGGAATTATAGGCCGACCGCCGCGAGCCGCCGATCGCCGTCACATGCCAGCCGGGGCGCAACCGCGTCAGAAACAGGTGGCCGAAAATCGCGATTGCGACATAGACGATGGCCACGCTCGGGACGCCCAGCACCTTGCCTTCGCCAATGAAGGTCCACGATGCGATGTCCGGAAACGCCGAGGCGATCTTGTTCGAATTGGAAACCAGCAGCAGATCATAGGCAGATCGATAGATGATCAGCGTGATCAGCGTGGTGATGAAGGCGCGCAGCCTCAGATAACCGATCAAGAAGCCGTTCACCGCGCCCAGCAGAGCGCCGCAAATCAGCGTCGCCACGACCACCGCGGGCACCGGCCAGTTCAGCACATCGAGGCAATACAACGCGCAAAAATCGCACAGAGCGAACATCGAGCCGACCGATAGGTCGATGCCGCCGACGATCACCACCAGCGAAATGCCAAGCACCACAAAGCCGATCTCGCCGGCCTGCCTGGCCGTGTCCGCGAGCCCGTTCGGCGATAAAAACCCGCTGATCGCCTGGCTGAGCGCGAAGGCGACGATGATCAGGACGATCACCGGTATTGCGGTTTCCGTCCAGCGCTTCGACAGAATTTCGCCGAGCAGATGGTCGGGCCAGTAGCGGGACCGAAGGCGAACGAAAGTTTCCTGCATTGCGGGCTCTGCGACGGACGGAGAAAAGGAATGATGGAAGCGCATCGTCCGGTTCTGCGCCCGCCTCGCGGACGAGCGCAGAACCCGGACCGTCGCTGCGCGCTACTTCTTCAGATCGCTCAGGTTCCAGCATGCCGTTTCCGACGATGCGTTTTCCTTGGTGATGGGAATGAGCGTCGTATAGATCGATCCCTTGACGGTGCCAGGCTTGACGCCGGAAGAGAGCAGCCACTTGATCATCGCAGCCATGTCGGCAGCCTGGGTCGGAACGTCGTAGCTGAGATTGAGGTCGAACGCGCCCGACTTCACCAGTTCGCAGGCCCCCTTGCGCTCACCGCCGCCCGAGGTGGCAAGAAACACCTTCCCGGTGAGGCCGGCTTCCTTCACTGCCGCGGCGGTGCCGATATCCATGCCATCCCAGAACCCGACGATGCCGCACAGGTCCGGATGCTGCTTGAGCACCGTCTGGGTGATCGCCTTGGCTTTCGCCGCATCCCAATCCGCCGCCTGGCTCGACACCACCTTGATTTCGGGATGTTTGGCGAGCACGTTCTCGACGCCCTTCAGCGTGTAGGCCGACGTCGCCGCCGACAACGCGCCCTGGACCACGGCGATCTTGTTCGACTTGCCTTCACAAGCCTTGACCACCGCCTCGGCGTTGCGCTCGCCGATCTCTATCCAGTTTGCGCCGACGAAGGCCGAGCTGCGATACACGGATCCCATGTTGATCTGGATGACGGCGATGCCTTCCTTCTCGGCGCGCTGCAGCAGCTTCGCATAGGTCTGCACGTCGGGATTGTGGATCACCATCACCGCCGGCTTTTCCGACAGCAGCGTCGTGACCGCCTGGGCGCCGGCGCTGGTGCTCCAGTTCGGATCTCGCACGATCACCTTCATGCCGTAAGGTTCGAGCTCCTTCTTGAGCCCGGCGAACCAACCCTCGGTGAGATCGAAATTCATCGCCACCGGCACATAGGCGACGGTCTTGCCGGCAAGCGCCTGCTTGAACGCCCCCTGGAACGGCTCGTCCAGTCCTTGCTGGGCAAGCGCGGGAAACGTCGCCAGCGCCGCGATCGCGGCGCCGCCGATCAGCGGCTTGAGCTGCCGTGTCAGTCCGAAAACCATACTGTCCTCCCAGTTTAATTTTTTGTCGTAAGTCGTGCTCAGATATCGCCCTGTTGCGCGGTCTCCTCGTTGCGGGGATTGAGGAACGAATCGGCAATCACCGCGATCAGCAGAACCACGCCCTTGATCAGGTTCTGGCCCGAATAGGGGATGTCCATGATGGTCATGCCGTTCAACATCGTGCCGATCAGGAGAGTCCCGATGACCACATTGAGCACGCCACCGCGCCCGCCGGACAGCCCGATGCCGCCGAGCACCACCACCAAAATGACGTCGTAGATCATCGTCGAGTTGAATATGCGCGTCGGCATGCTGTTGACCGAAGCCGCCAGCACCAACCCGGCGAAACAGCCGATCAGCGCCGCCAGCACGTATTGCAGCACGATGATCGGTCGCGATGGAATGCCGGTGACCTTGGCGCCATAGGGATTGTCGCCGATCGCATAGATGTAGGCGCCGATCCGCGTGATACGCAGCAGGAATGCGACCACAAGGCACGCGATGATGAAGACGATGACCGACACCGGAATTCCGAACACGATGCCCTGGCCCAGACGCTCGAAGCCCTGCATTCCCGGGCTCCACTGCACCACGTCGAGATTGAACAGCACGGCCTGTCCGAGACCGGCCAGGAACAGGCCGCTGGCCAGCGTTGTGAACAGCGAGGGCACTTCGGCATAGGCGATCAGCCAGCCATTGATGGCACCGAAGACCAGCGCCAACATCAACGCGGTGGTGATCGCGCCCGGCAAGGAGTGGCCATCCTGAACCATTTGCAGAACCAGGCCCGGCGGCACAGCCAGCGTGGCGATCAGCGACAAGTCGACACCGCGGCCGATTACCACGATGGCCATGGCCAGGCCGAGGATCCCCAGTACCGACACGTTCTGAAGCAGTGTCAGCATATTCTGCGTCGTGGCAAATCCGGGCAGGAGAGCCGCGAACGCGACAAACAACAGAAAAAAAATGCCGAAGACAATGCCCTGCTGATTAATCTGCTTTAGCTCCATCCCGGTCCCGCTTCTTGTTTTGGGTATCCTCGGGTGCATCTTTGGTGTTTGCAAGTCCTAATCTGAATCCGCGCGGCATGATCGCGAGGCACGGATTCCAGATGGCGTGCATCCACTCCGCGATTGCCTGATCGACTGATAACGATCCGCTCCGCGCCAGCGCGCGGAGCGGATCTCTGCGTCAGCTGACGCGCCGCTCCCGGTTGTCCCAGTAAGGCGCGCGCAGTTCGCGCTTGAGGATCTTGCCGGCGCCGGACAGCGGCAGCGGGCTGCTTCTGACCTCGACGCTGCGCGGGCATTTGTAGCCGGCGATCAGCGTCTTGCAGAACGCGATCAGCTCTGTCGCCGAGATCTGCGCGTCGGCGCGCGGCACGACAACGGCATGGACCTTCTCGCCCCAATGCTCATCGGGGATTCCGATCACCGCGCATTGCGCCACCGCCGGATGCTGCGCCACCGCGTTCTCGACCTCGACCGAATAGACGTTCTCGCCGCCCGAAATGATCATGTCCTTGACGCGGTCGACGACGAAGACGAAGCCGTATTCGTCCAGATAGCCGCCGTCGCCGGTGTGCATCCAGCCATCGACCACGGCGCGCGCGGTCTCCTCCGGCCGCTCCCAATAGCCCATCATCACATTGTCGCCGCGCACCACGATCTCGCCGACGGTGCCGACATCGACCGGCCTGTCGTCGGCGTCGACGATGCGGACCTCGCAGCCCAGCGCGGCGCGGCCGGCGGCGCGATGCCGGCCCTTGGCGCGGGCCTCGCCGATATGCTCGTTCCAGTGCAGCAATGTGGCGATCGGCGACAATTCGGTCATGCCATAGGCCTGGGTGAAGCGCGCATTCGGCAGCGCCTTGGTTGCGCGATCGAGCACCGCCTCGCTGATCGGCGAGGCGCCATAGGCTAGGCTCGTCAGCGACGACATGTCGTGGGAGGCGAGCGCGGGATGATCGACCAGCATCTGGATCATGGTCGGGACCAGCAGCACGTCGGTGACGCGCTCGTTCTGCACCGCGGCCATCACCCCCTCGGGGGTGAAGGCCTGGATCATCACATTGGCGCCGCCGCTGAGCAGCAGCGAATACATCGCCGCGCCATTGGCGAGGTGAAACATCGGCGCCGCGTGCAGATAGGTCGCGGTGCCCGGGAACATCCCCTCGCCGAGTGCATTCAGCGCGTTGGCCATCAGATTGCCGTGGCTGAGCATCACACCCTTGGAGCGGCCGGTGGTGCCGCCGGTGTAGAAGATGCCGGCAAGATCCGCGGCCTGGCGCATCGCGTCGGGGATCGGCGCGCTGCGCCCGATCAGCGCTTCGTAGTCGTCCATGCCGGACGGGATATCGCCGTCGTCGGCATAGACCAATTTCAATTCGGGCAGCGCCTTGGCCAGCGTGGCGCCGGTGGCGGCGAACGCCTGATCAACCACCAGCACATTGGCACGGCAATCGCGCAGCGCGTCTTCGTTTTCCAACGGGCTCCACCTGGTGTTGAGCGGCACGATCACGGCGCCGGCCCAGGCCGTCGCCAGATACAGCTCGAGATAGCGATCGGAATTGAGCGACAGCACCGCGACGCGGTCGCCCGGTTCGGCGCCGAGCCCGCGCAGCCCGGCCGCCAGCCGCGCGACCCGCTCACCGACCTCGCGCCAGTTACGACGCCGCGCGCCATACACCGTGGCGAGGCCGTCGGGATTGATCTGCAGCGCGCGCCGCAATCCGTGGGTAGTGTTCATCGTTTCCCTCCGCTGTTTTGTTTTGTTTGGTTTTAGTCTGCTCAGGCCGGCGCCTTCTTTCTTGGGCGCCGTGCCGCGAGTCCCTCGGTCAACCGCGTGGCGAATTCGTCGGCGACCTGTTCGGCCGACAATTCGCCGTCACGCTGAAACCAGTGTCCGATCCAGTTCAGCGAGCCGGCGATGGCGAACGCCGCCATCTTGGCATCGCAGGGCTTGATCGTGCCGTCGGCGATGCCGTCGGTCACATATTGGCGAAAGGTCCGGTCGATGCTTTTCTTGGCGTCGCGGACGGTGCGGGCGTTGGCCTCGGACAGATCGCGGGTGTCGAACCGCACCAGGCTGGCGCCGTAATCGGAGGTCATCACCTCCGCATAGGCCCGGATCAGCCTGCGCAGCTTGGCAAGTCCGGCGCCGCCGCCGGCGTCGATCTCGGCGATCACCTCGTCGACCCGCTCGCGCCCCAACACGCAGCATTCGAACAGAATGTCTTCCTTGCCGCGAAAGTAGTTGTATAGCGCCGGCTTGGTGATGTTCAGCCGCTCGGCGACGTCGTTCAGCGTGACGCGGTGATAGCCCTGCTCGAGAAACAGCTGCACGGCAGTCCGCAGCACCGCCTCGCGCTTCTCGTCGCGGGCGCGGCGCCGGCTTTCGAACGGCATCCAGGGTGAGCTATCGGGGGTTCGCACGTCCATCTCGAATTCCGGTTGCCTTGCATTGACTCGCTTGCGCGCCATGTATATTACCCATGGGTAACAAGAAGTCCATTGGGTAATTTATGGAGGATCGGATGTCTCGCGCTTACATTGCCGGTGTCGGCATGATCCCGTTCGTCAAGCCCGGCGCCAACGAGCCGTATCACGTGATGGGGGCGACGGCGGCCAGACTGGCGCTCCAGGATTCCGGCCTCGACTATGCGGCGATCCAGCAGGCCTATGTCGGTTACGTCTACGGCGACTCCACCTGCGGCCAGCGCGCGCTGTATGGCGTCGGCATGACCGGCATCCCGATCGTCAACGTCAACAACAATTGCTCGACCGGCTCGACCGCGCTGTTTCTGGCCCGTCAGGCGATCGAATCCGGCGCCGCCGATTGCGTGCTGGCGCTCGGCTTCGAACAGATGAAGCCCGGCGCGCTGGGCGCGGTGTTCACCGATCGGCCGAGCGCGTTCGACGAATTCGACGCCGCCGCCGACGCGCTGGTCGACGCCCCGGGCGTGCCGCTGGCGCTGCGCTATTTCGGCGGCGCCGGCCTCAGCCATATGCAGCAATACGGTACGCCGCTGTCGTCCTTCGCCAAGGTCCGCGCCAAGGCCAGCCGGCACGCCAAGAACAATCCGCTGGCGCTGTTCCGCAAGGAAGTCTCGGCCGACGACGTGATGAACGATCAGGTGATCTGGCCCGGCGTGATGACGCGGCTGATGGCCTGTCCGCCGACCTGCGGCGGCGCCGCCGCGGTGCTGGTGTCCGAGAAATTCGCCAAGCAGCACGGCTTGCGCACCGATGTGCGGATCGCCGCGCAGAGCATGACCACCGACACGCCGTCGACCTTCGGCGCCGGCGATATGATGCGGGTGGTCGGCTTCGACATGGCGCGCGACGCCGCCAATGCGGTCTATCAAAAGGCCGGCGTCGGGCCGGACGACCTCGACGTGGTCGAGCTGCATGATTGCTTCGCCCAGAACGAGCTGATCACCTACGAGGCGCTCGGCCTGTGCCCCGAGGGCGGCGCGGCGAAATTCATCGACGACGGCGACAACACCTATGGGGGCAAATTCGTCACCAACCCGTCCGGCGGCCTGCTGTCGAAGGGCCACCCGCTCGGCGCCACCGGCCTCGCCCAATGCTACGAGCTGACCCGGCAATTGCGCGGCACCGCGGCCGCCACCCAGGTCGACGGCGCGCGGCTGGCCCTGCAGCACAATCTCGGCCTCGGCGGCGCCTGCGTGGTGACATTGTACGAGCGCGCGTGACGACCATTGCGGCCTTCACGGCCAACGACGTCGTCATTGCGAGCCGACGGACGGCGCGCCAGCGCGGTCCGTCGCGCGAAGCAATCCAGGGGCTGCCCCGACGGGCATCGCCGTGTGGCCCTGGATTGCTTCGTCGCTTCGCTCCTCGCAATGACGCCTTTGAACGTCTGCACGGTTGAGGGAAATTAAGGACACATCATGGTTGATCAATCCGCCGTCGGGCGCAGTTTCACGCCGGTCACCGCGCGCGTCGAACCGGGACGGTTGCGCTATTTCTTCGAGACGCTCGGCGAAACCAACCCGGTCTATCGCGACGCCGACGCGGCGAAAGCGGCCGGCTATGCGGCGGCACCGATTCCGCCGACCTATCTGTTCTGCCTGGAGATGATGGACACCGAGACGCCGTTCGAATTCCTCACCGCGCTCGACATCGATCTCGGCCGCGTCCTGCATGGCGAGCAGAGCTTTTGCTATCACGCCCCGGTCGTGGTCGGCGACACCGTCACCTTCAATCCGCGCGTCACCGCCGTCACCGACAAGAAGGGCGGCGCGATGACGCTGATCGTGATCGAGACCGCCATCACCAATCAGCACAGCGTCCATGTCGCCGACGTCGCCCGCACCATCGTGGTGCGCAATGGAGCCGCCGCATGAGCAAGCCGAAGCCCGCGGTCGGCGACCGCATCGTCCACAAGCAATTTCCCGCCATCACCCGCCACACTTTGGCGCTGTATTGCGGCGCCTCGGGCGACCACAACCCGATCCATGTCGATCTCGACTTCGCCAAGGCCTCGGGATTTCCCGACGTGTTCTCGCACGGCATGCTGGTGATGGGCTATCTCGGCCAGGCGCTGACCGACGCGGTGCCGCCCGGCGCCATCCGCTCGTTTTCGACCCGCTTCGCCGCGATCACCCAGCTCGGCGCGCAACTGACCTGCGAGGGTCACGTCGCCGAACTGCTCGAGGCCGGCGGCGAACGCCGCGCCCGCATCACGCTCACCACCAAGGACCAGCACGGCGAGACCAAGCTCGCCGGCGAAGCCATCATCGCGCTCTGATCAAGGACACATCATGGGTAAACTCGCAGGCAAGGTCGCCCTCATCACCGGATCGGGCCGCGGCATCGGCCGCGCCATCGCGCTGAAACTCGCGCATGAGGGCGCCAAACTCGTGGTCAACGATCTCGACGCCGAGCCCGGCGACGCGGTCGCCGCCGAGATCAAGGCGATGGGCGGCGAGGCGATCGCCGTCAATGGCAGCGTCTCGGAGCCCGGCTTCGCCGACCGCTTCGTCGGCGCCGCGATGGAGACCTTCGGCGGCCTCGACATCATCATCAACAATGCCGGCTACACCTGGGACTCGACGATCCAGAAGATGACCGACGAGCAATTCCAGGCGATGCTCGACGTCCATCTGGTGGCGCCGTTCCGGATCCTGCGCGCCGCCGCCGAGCCGATCCGCATTCTGGCCAAGAAGGAAGCCGAGGCCGGCCGCGAGGTGTTCCGCAAGGTGGTGAACATTTCCTCGATCGCCGGGCTTTACGGCAATGCCGGCCAGGCCAGCTATTCGTCGGCCAAGGCGTCGTTGATCGGGCTGACCCGGACGATGTGCAAGGAATGGGGACGCTACAAGGTCAACGTCAATTGCGTGGCGTTCGGGCTGATCAACACCCGCCTGACCCAGCCGATCGAGACGCAGCAGAAGACCATCGACGTCGCCGGCCGCGACATCAAGGTCGGCGTCCAGCCGCAAATGCTCGACGCCATGGCCAAAATGATCCCGCTCGGCCGCGGCGGCACGCCGGAGGAAGCCGCCGACGCGGTGTATTTGTTCTGCAGCCCGGAATCGAACTACATTAGCGGTCAGGTGGTCGTCTGCGGCGGCGGTCTCATCATTTAACGCGAGGCACTATGCAATATCGCTCGTCATGGATGACCGAGGAACTCGACACGTTCCGCGATCAGTTTCGTAAATTCCTCGCCAAGGACCTGGCGCCGCAGGCTGAAAAATGGCGGGCGCAGAAGATCATCGACCGCTCGGCCTGGCTGAAACTCGGCGAAATGGGCGCGCTGCTGCCGAGCATCCCGGAGGAATATGGCGGGCTTGGCGCCAGCTTCGCCTATGACGCCGCGGTGTTCGAGGACATCGAAAGCGAATTGCCGGACGCGCTCAATGGCGTCACCGTCTCCAGCGGCATCGTGGCGCATTACATTCTCAACTATGGCTCCGAGGAGCAGAAGCAGCGCTGGCTGCCCGGCATGGCGCGCGGCGAATTGATCGGCGCCATCGCGATGACCGAGCCGGGGACGGGCTCCGATCTGCAGGCGGTGCGTACCACCGCCAAGCTGCGGGGCAACGCCTATGTGATCAACGGCCAGAAGACCTTCATCACCAACGGCCAGAGCGCCGATCTGATCATCGTGGTCGCCCGCACCGGCGGCCCCGGCGCCAAGGGCCTGTCGCTGATCGTGCTGGAGACCAAGGACAATGCCGGTTTCAAGCGCGGCCGCAACCTCGACAAGATCGGCATGCCCGCCGCCGACACCTCGGAATTGTTCTTCGACGACGCGGTGGCGCCGCCGGAAAACCTGCTCGGCGGCGAGGAAGGCAAGGGCTTCGCGCAGCTGATGCAGCAATTGCCGCAGGAGCGGCTGATCATCGCCATCGGCGCGGTCGCCGCGATGGAGCGCGCGGTGCGGCTGACGGTCGACTACACCAGGCAGCGCAAGGCGTTCGGCCAGCCGATCATCGAATTCCAGAACACCGCCTTCAAGCTCGCCGAACGCAAGACCGAGGCGATGATCGCGCGCGTCTTCGTCGATTTCTGCATCGAGCGGCTGCTGGCCGGCGACCTCGACGCCGTCACCGCCTCGATGGCGAAATGGTGGACCACGCAGAAGCAAGGCGAGACCGTCGACGACTGCGTGCAGCTGCATGGCGGCTATGGCTACATGCAGGACTATGCGATCTCGCGGATGTATGTCGACGCAAGGATCCAGAAGATCTATGGCGGCACCAACGAGGTGATGAAGCTGCTGATCGCGCGCTCGCTATAGCGGCTGCGCATCCCCCCACACGGCCAGCGAGGATAAGATGTCGATGGTTCTTCACGAGCAGCGCGGCGCCGTCGCGATCCTGACGCTCAACAATCCGGAGCAGTACAATGCGCTCGGCGGCAGCCTGCTGGTCGATCTCGGCGCGGCGCTCGACGCTGCGCTTGCCGATCCTTCGGTGCGGGCGATCATGCTCACCGGCGCCGGCAAGGGCTTTTGCGCCGGCGCGCAGCTCGGCGGCGCGACTTTCGATATGGGCGATCAGGTCGCGCAGATGATGCGCGGCCGGCTCAACCCGCTGCTCGAAAAGATGCGTGCTGCACCCAAGCCGATCGTGGTCGCGGTCAACGGCGCCGCCGCCGGCGCCGGGGTCGGCATTGCGCTCGCCGGCGACATCGTGATCGCGGCGCGCTCGGCGCGCTTCATCCTCAGCTTCGTCCGGCTCGGCGCCGCGCTCGATGCCGGAACCTCGCTGTTCCTGCAGCGCTCGATCGGCGTCGCCCGCGCCCGCGCGCTGGCGCTGACCGGCGAAGCGCTGTCCGCCGACAAGGCCGAGCAATGGGGGCTGATCTGGAAAACGGTCGACGACGCCGAGCTGCGCGACGCCGCGCTGGCCACCGCGCAGCGCCTCGCCGAAGGGCCGCCGTTGAGCATCGGCCTGATCAAGACCCAGATCGAATCCGCCTGGGCCGCCTCATTGTCGTCCACGCTTGATGACGAGGCCGAGTCACAGGCGCGCGCCTTCGTCACCGAAGATTTGCGCGAGGGCGCCGCGGCCTTTGTGCAAAAACGCCCGGCGCGCTTCGCCGGCCGCTGACGGCGCCCCATCCGCATCGGCGCCGCGCCGGGCGCGGTCCCGACCAAACATCAGCGCGCGCCGGCGACGATCACGCGCGCGCCGGCTTCGGCGAAGCATCTGCGCTGCTCCTGCGACGCGCCGGCATCGGTCACCAGCGTCCAGCTGTCCGGCAATGGCGCCCAGGCGAATTGGTCGGCGCGGCCGAGCTTGCAGGCATCGGCCAGCACGATGACGTCCTTGGCCTGCTGCATCATCAGCGATTTCAGCGCGACCTGCTGCAGATCGGCCTCGCACAACCCGCGACCCTGGACGATGCCGTCGGCGCTCATGATGGCGCGGTCCGCGGTCATGCGGCGCAGCGCGTCATTGGCCAGCGGCCCCATGGTGCTCATGCTGGTGGAGCGCAGCGCGCCGCCCAGCACCACCAGCTCGATGGCCGGCGCCTTGGCGAGAAATGGTAGCAGCGCCAGATTATTGGTGATGATGCGCAACCGCCGCCGCAGCAGCAGCTGGCCGAAGGCGGCGACCGTGGAGCCGGCATCGAGGATCAGCGTGTCGCCATCGGCGATCAGCTCGGCCGCCGCGCGCGCGATCGCCTGCTTCTCCTGGCCGCGCACCGCGAGGCGCTGCTCCAGCGTCGTCTCTGTCACCTGGCTGGCCAGAATGGCGCCCCCATAGGTGCGGCGCACGGCGTTGTTCTTGGACAAAAGCTGCAGGTCGCGCCGCACCGTGGAGGCGGAGATCTTGAACCGCCGCGCCAGATCGTCGACATCGACCTCCCCGGCGTTCAACGCCTCCAACAGGCGAGCGTGACGCTCCTTGCTACGCATCGACATCGAATCTCAGCCCCGCTCCCCTGGCAGAGTCATTTCCGTCGGTCGTGCTCGACCTTGCCGAAGTCGCGACACGGCCGATGCATAGCATGATGCCCCGGCCGTGCGAATATTCACGCGATCGCCGTCTCAGGCCGCTTTCTTCGGGGCCAGATCGACCGCCTGGCGCAGCGCCTCGACCAGGCTGCGCTCGTCGGCGATGCCCTTGCCGGCGATGTCGAAGGCGGTGCCGTGATCGACCGAGGTGCGGATCACCGGCAGGCCGACCGTGATGTTGACGCCGGCTTCCAGCCCCAGCACCTTGATCGGGCCGTGGCCCTGATCGTGATACATTGCCACCACCATGTCGTAGTCGCCGCGGCCGGCCAGGAAGAACAATGTGTCGGCGGGCAGCGGGCCCTGCACGTCCCAGCCCTTGCGCTGGCAGGCTTCCACCGCCGGCGTGATCTTCTCGGCCTCCTCGCCATGGCCGAACAACCCGTTCTCGCCGGCATGCGGATTGATCGCGCAGACGCCGATCTTCGGATTGGCGATACCGGCCTTGATCAGCACGTCGTGGCCGCGGGTGATGACGCGCTCGACCAGGCCCGGCTCGATTTTCTTGATGGCGTCGATCAGGCCGATATGGGTGGTGACGTGAATGACGCGCAGCTTCGGCGACACCAGCATCATCGACACTTCCGGCGTGCCGGTCAGATGCGCCAGCAATTCGGTATGGCCGGGATATTTGTGGCCCGCCGCGTGCAGCGCCTCCTTGGAGAGCGGCGCGGTGCAGATGCCCTGCGCGATGCCGGCCTGCACCACCTGCACGGCCTTCTCGATATAGCGATAGGCGGCCTCGCCGGCGATCGGCGACATCTTGCCGAACGGCAGATCGTCCGGCACGTTCTTCAGATCCACGCATTGCACCGCCGTCGACGAGAAATCGGCGTCGCCGGCCTCGGCCAGCGAGTCGACGTCCAGCGCGACGCCGACAGCCTTGGCGGCCTTGCGCAGCCGGTTGGCGTCGCCGATCACCAGCGGGTTGCAGATCTCGTTGGGATAAGGCTTGGCCAGCGCCTTCATGATGACCTCGGGACCGATGCCGGCCGGATCTCCCATGGTGATCGCGATGGTCGGACGGGTCATGAGAAATATCCTTTGATTCGAACGCAGCGAAGACGTTGGCTGATGCGGATGAGGCTGAGGTCATCGCCGAATGCGCCGGCTTTGGTGGCGATCGGCACCGACAATTTTCCAAGGGTGAGGCCGAGCGACACGCCCGGCTCGATCTCGTCGGCAAGACGGATGCCGTTGACTCCGAAGCGCGACAGCAAGGCGGCGGCGGTTTCGCCGCCGGTCGCCGCGAAGGCGCCGATCGCGGGCGCCACCGGCTCCAGCGCCTCGGCCAGCGCCAGCGCCAGCCGCGGTCCCTGCGCCATGTCCGGATGGCCATCGGTCACGATCTCGACCAGCGCGTCTTCGCCCGAACACAGCCGCTTGGCCACCTCCGCCGCCATCGCCGCGCAACCGGCGCGATCGCCGAGCAGC from Rhodopseudomonas sp. BAL398 encodes the following:
- the pdxA gene encoding 4-hydroxythreonine-4-phosphate dehydrogenase PdxA, which translates into the protein MTRPTIAITMGDPAGIGPEVIMKALAKPYPNEICNPLVIGDANRLRKAAKAVGVALDVDSLAEAGDADFSSTAVQCVDLKNVPDDLPFGKMSPIAGEAAYRYIEKAVQVVQAGIAQGICTAPLSKEALHAAGHKYPGHTELLAHLTGTPEVSMMLVSPKLRVIHVTTHIGLIDAIKKIEPGLVERVITRGHDVLIKAGIANPKIGVCAINPHAGENGLFGHGEEAEKITPAVEACQRKGWDVQGPLPADTLFFLAGRGDYDMVVAMYHDQGHGPIKVLGLEAGVNITVGLPVIRTSVDHGTAFDIAGKGIADERSLVEALRQAVDLAPKKAA